The Dehalogenimonas sp. 4OHTPN genome window below encodes:
- a CDS encoding radical SAM protein — MQTNVYNIAFAESTKQAYLHFWGCNIKCKGCVCQKVVYDFMLDRNMHLHLAEPRGLAAAPERFIALNDVIETLVGLEAKWVLFEGQEASLDPQMPSIAEALHRHLGTTNVLLTNAFVMPDLRHFDKVAVGLKAFNETLHREYTGESNKTILENFPRIFHSGVPMMAETVLIPGYIDYQEIEQIAKFIASVDKNIRYQIDAYFKAGNNPWRRPTADEVDRAVEAASKHLNNVYAYKGSEPREFGVKSIFPTEAELDAAELAPAVESRHLVYA, encoded by the coding sequence ATGCAAACAAACGTCTACAACATCGCTTTTGCTGAATCTACCAAGCAGGCCTACCTTCATTTTTGGGGATGCAATATCAAGTGCAAAGGCTGCGTCTGCCAGAAGGTGGTCTATGACTTCATGCTGGACCGGAATATGCACCTGCACCTGGCGGAACCCAGGGGTCTGGCGGCGGCTCCGGAACGGTTCATAGCACTTAACGACGTCATCGAAACACTGGTTGGTTTGGAAGCTAAGTGGGTACTCTTTGAAGGCCAGGAGGCTTCGCTGGATCCCCAAATGCCGTCCATCGCTGAAGCGCTTCACAGGCATCTTGGAACTACCAACGTACTCCTGACCAATGCCTTTGTCATGCCTGATCTGAGACATTTTGACAAAGTCGCCGTCGGGTTGAAAGCTTTTAACGAAACCCTCCACCGTGAGTATACCGGCGAATCCAACAAAACTATCCTGGAAAACTTCCCCAGAATATTCCACTCAGGTGTTCCGATGATGGCTGAGACGGTGCTCATTCCAGGCTACATCGATTATCAGGAGATAGAACAAATCGCGAAATTCATCGCAAGTGTTGATAAGAACATCCGCTACCAGATTGATGCCTATTTCAAAGCTGGAAATAATCCGTGGCGAAGACCGACGGCAGATGAGGTCGACCGGGCAGTGGAGGCAGCTTCGAAGCACCTGAATAATGTTTACGCATACAAAGGTTCGGAGCCGCGGGAGTTCGGAGTGAAAAGCATTTTCCCGACTGAGGCCGAACTAGATGCCGCCGAATTGGCGCCAGCAGTGGAATCCCGCCACCTGGTGTATGCTTAA
- a CDS encoding response regulator transcription factor, translated as MKILIIEDDPNVLELVELTFELGWPDIKLIKAVTGEQGMNALESEPPDAVILDIGLPDTNGFEIVKAIRLFSDVPILMLTVRIDERDVVKALTLGADDYLTKPFRQMELLARIKAITRRSHQGDQDLKVSHGLWRFGKTLTELYHGQQVFHLTPIQGQIMQTLIKQAGQFVSAETLAVKIWGEHHAATADDLRVHIHHIRKKLDPSDSKLIVNKPGQGYMFSPD; from the coding sequence TTGAAAATACTGATAATCGAAGATGACCCAAATGTGCTTGAACTGGTAGAGCTCACCTTCGAACTCGGCTGGCCTGACATCAAACTCATTAAAGCGGTAACCGGTGAACAAGGTATGAATGCGCTTGAGAGCGAACCCCCGGATGCGGTCATTTTGGATATCGGTTTGCCTGACACCAATGGTTTTGAAATTGTTAAAGCCATAAGGCTGTTTTCTGACGTTCCCATTCTCATGTTGACAGTCCGAATCGACGAACGCGACGTCGTGAAGGCTCTGACGCTTGGGGCCGACGACTATTTGACCAAGCCGTTCCGGCAGATGGAGCTTCTGGCAAGGATCAAGGCGATAACCCGTCGAAGCCACCAGGGGGATCAGGACCTTAAAGTCAGCCATGGACTGTGGCGTTTCGGAAAGACATTAACGGAGTTGTATCACGGCCAGCAGGTGTTTCATCTGACCCCTATACAGGGACAGATAATGCAGACCCTGATAAAACAAGCCGGACAGTTTGTCAGCGCTGAAACACTGGCGGTAAAAATCTGGGGTGAACACCACGCCGCCACCGCAGACGATCTCAGAGTCCATATTCACCACATTCGAAAAAAGCTTGACCCAAGCGACTCTAAATTGATCGTCAACAAGCCCGGTCAGGGTTATATGTTTTCGCCTGACTAA
- a CDS encoding HAMP domain-containing sensor histidine kinase produces MPKPYIRLIEDALQTMSTRWSHEKVDSITYRLQIVPVPDHDYVNIFGFATESPVVSDENRRQRQSNLTRAAVHELKNPLTPILAASEMLVNRLPDGTPARLAKQINLGAIELNSRIGELFELIRGEMGTLVLDYQQVELGELCQQVVESLQSEAADKGINLHVESTDRSYEVTGDRRRLRESMGHLVKCAIKRSSVGAEVRLTIGLFNQAMIVRIITTCISFPDRLSAVISAPYSVLTLDRDHFSTLGLELTLSKLLIELHGGDVKVTDNSRGCCFEITLPVEPAMSATLELQI; encoded by the coding sequence GTGCCCAAACCTTATATACGTCTCATTGAGGACGCTCTTCAGACCATGTCTACTCGATGGTCCCATGAGAAGGTTGACAGTATTACCTATCGACTCCAAATCGTCCCGGTCCCTGACCACGATTATGTTAATATTTTCGGATTTGCAACAGAAAGCCCCGTTGTATCAGACGAAAACCGGCGACAGCGCCAGTCAAACCTCACTCGAGCCGCCGTCCATGAGTTAAAAAATCCCCTGACTCCGATTCTGGCGGCGAGCGAGATGCTGGTCAACCGTCTACCGGATGGGACTCCGGCCCGACTCGCAAAACAGATCAACCTCGGCGCCATAGAGTTGAATTCGCGGATCGGTGAGTTGTTCGAGTTGATCCGCGGCGAAATGGGAACGCTGGTACTCGATTACCAGCAGGTAGAACTCGGCGAGTTATGCCAACAGGTAGTTGAATCTCTTCAATCCGAGGCTGCAGACAAGGGAATAAACCTCCACGTCGAGTCGACGGACCGTAGTTATGAGGTGACCGGCGACCGGCGACGGCTGCGTGAAAGCATGGGACATCTTGTTAAATGCGCCATTAAACGAAGCAGCGTCGGCGCGGAGGTGCGGTTGACGATTGGATTGTTTAACCAGGCGATGATAGTTCGTATTATCACTACCTGCATTAGCTTTCCTGACCGACTATCTGCGGTTATCTCAGCGCCTTATTCCGTATTGACACTGGATCGGGATCATTTCAGTACTCTCGGGTTGGAATTAACCCTGTCCAAACTGCTAATCGAGTTACATGGCGGCGATGTGAAGGTTACTGATAATTCCAGGGGCTGCTGCTTTGAGATCACTCTGCCAGTTGAGCCAGCTATGTCCGCCACCTTGGAGCTTCAAATTTGA
- a CDS encoding biotin transporter BioY: MELSARFESFKYDLFQRRTALSIPAKLSLALGFAVLTGLLAQIKFYLPFTPVPVTMQTFAVLLAGVTLGRWWGGASMALYAGLGIAGIPWFANGGSGFGPTFGYLFGFILAATLIGYLTDRISQGFSFSRIFGLMAGACVFLIYIPGCLWLGSWLGLSGREVNVSSIISMGVLPFIAGDVIKIFIAALIGMVITPKRNATDGSRLPSRPF, translated from the coding sequence ATGGAACTGTCAGCCCGCTTCGAAAGCTTCAAATATGACCTTTTCCAACGCCGAACAGCCTTGTCCATTCCGGCTAAACTAAGTTTAGCCTTAGGTTTCGCGGTCCTGACAGGTCTACTAGCCCAGATCAAATTTTATCTCCCATTCACACCGGTGCCGGTTACGATGCAGACTTTCGCTGTACTCCTTGCAGGTGTCACGCTAGGCCGGTGGTGGGGCGGTGCGTCAATGGCACTATACGCAGGTTTGGGTATTGCGGGAATACCATGGTTTGCCAACGGCGGTAGTGGATTCGGTCCTACGTTTGGCTACCTATTCGGATTTATCCTTGCGGCAACCTTGATCGGCTACTTAACAGACAGAATTAGCCAGGGATTTTCTTTTTCTCGCATATTCGGTTTAATGGCGGGGGCCTGCGTGTTCCTCATTTATATCCCCGGTTGCTTATGGCTTGGTTCATGGCTGGGATTATCGGGGCGTGAGGTTAATGTCTCGTCTATAATATCCATGGGTGTACTGCCTTTTATTGCCGGCGACGTTATCAAAATCTTTATTGCCGCGTTAATTGGCATGGTTATCACTCCAAAAAGAAATGCCACAGACGGATCTCGTTTGCCGTCACGCCCCTTTTAA
- the ribE gene encoding 6,7-dimethyl-8-ribityllumazine synthase — protein MVVSYEGSLIGQGLKFAVVVSRFNEFMTGKLVAGAKDAFLRHGVTESDIDLAWVPGAFEIPLVAKKLAVSGRYNAVVCLGAVIKGNTPHFDYIANEVAKGVAAVNIETGLPVIFGVITAETLEQAIERAGSKMGNKGFDAAVQAIEMANLIKNLT, from the coding sequence GTGGTGGTTAGCTATGAAGGTTCACTAATCGGGCAGGGGCTCAAATTTGCCGTAGTAGTGTCACGCTTCAACGAATTCATGACCGGCAAGCTGGTTGCCGGTGCCAAGGATGCCTTCCTCAGACACGGAGTCACTGAATCCGATATCGACTTAGCCTGGGTACCAGGGGCTTTCGAAATTCCCCTGGTGGCTAAAAAGCTTGCCGTTTCAGGCCGATATAATGCCGTAGTTTGTCTGGGAGCGGTCATCAAAGGCAACACCCCACATTTTGATTATATAGCTAACGAAGTTGCCAAAGGAGTTGCCGCTGTAAACATTGAAACGGGTCTGCCGGTAATATTCGGGGTTATTACCGCCGAAACCTTAGAACAAGCTATCGAACGAGCTGGATCTAAGATGGGCAATAAAGGTTTCGATGCCGCTGTTCAGGCGATCGAAATGGCCAACTTAATTAAGAACCTAACTTAG
- a CDS encoding bifunctional 3,4-dihydroxy-2-butanone-4-phosphate synthase/GTP cyclohydrolase II, giving the protein MGIATIPEIIADIQSGKFVIIVDDDDRENEGDLFIAAEKITPEAINFMAKNARGLICVSLTGARLDALGIPLMVQENSSKHCTAFTISVEARNRVSTGISAADRAETVRTLIDPRTSPGDLLKPGHTFPLRARDGGVLVRAGHTEASVDLSRLAGLYPAGVICEIMDDDGTMARLPKLEKLADEWGFKIGSVADLIAYRRRTEKLVKRVAEAKLPTRYGDFTAIGYRSEVDPGEHLALVYGEINLSTESKPILTRVHSECLTGDVLGSLRCDCGEQLDFALRQIAAAGAGVLLYMRQEGRGIGFHNKICAYALQDQGLDTVEANEKLGFEADLRDYGIGAQILADLGLRQIKLLTNNPKKVVGLEGYGLKVVETIPIEMPPNPHNKKYLETKRRKMGHLLFKEAVKG; this is encoded by the coding sequence ATGGGCATAGCTACAATACCCGAGATCATCGCCGATATTCAATCGGGAAAATTCGTGATTATCGTCGATGACGACGATCGGGAAAACGAGGGCGACTTATTCATCGCAGCTGAGAAGATAACCCCGGAAGCGATCAATTTCATGGCTAAAAACGCCCGCGGGCTTATCTGCGTCTCGTTGACCGGCGCCAGACTGGACGCGCTCGGCATCCCGCTGATGGTACAGGAGAATTCATCCAAACACTGCACTGCTTTCACTATTTCGGTGGAAGCCCGGAACCGGGTGTCAACGGGTATCTCTGCGGCAGACCGTGCTGAAACGGTAAGAACGCTTATTGACCCCCGAACTTCTCCGGGAGATCTGCTTAAACCAGGGCATACGTTTCCGTTGAGAGCCCGCGACGGCGGCGTGCTAGTGCGCGCCGGACATACCGAAGCTTCAGTCGACCTGTCGCGTCTTGCTGGTCTTTATCCCGCCGGAGTTATTTGCGAAATCATGGATGACGACGGCACCATGGCTCGACTGCCCAAATTAGAAAAACTGGCTGATGAATGGGGATTCAAAATAGGCAGCGTCGCCGACCTTATTGCCTATCGGCGGCGTACGGAAAAGCTCGTTAAGAGAGTAGCTGAGGCTAAGCTCCCCACCCGGTACGGCGACTTCACCGCCATCGGCTACCGCAGTGAAGTCGATCCCGGGGAGCACTTAGCCCTGGTTTATGGTGAGATCAACTTGTCCACCGAAAGTAAGCCGATCCTAACCCGCGTTCACTCCGAATGTCTGACCGGTGATGTTCTAGGAAGTTTGAGATGCGATTGCGGCGAGCAGCTCGATTTTGCGCTGCGGCAGATTGCCGCTGCTGGAGCTGGTGTCCTCCTCTATATGCGCCAGGAAGGCCGGGGCATCGGTTTCCACAATAAAATTTGCGCCTATGCACTCCAGGACCAAGGGTTGGATACGGTGGAAGCCAACGAAAAACTCGGTTTCGAAGCGGACCTGCGTGATTATGGTATCGGTGCCCAAATCCTCGCCGATCTTGGCTTGCGCCAGATCAAATTACTTACCAATAACCCCAAAAAAGTTGTTGGTCTTGAAGGTTACGGGCTGAAAGTGGTAGAAACTATACCGATAGAAATGCCACCCAACCCGCATAACAAAAAATACCTCGAGACCAAGCGCCGAAAGATGGGGCATTTATTATTTAAGGAAGCCGTCAAAGGCTGA
- a CDS encoding riboflavin synthase, producing MFSGIVEEIGLVVSVSPSRLAIKVELIMGDLKPGDSIAVNGVCLTATEIKGKVFQADVMPETLRRSNLGDLRPGGQVNLERALTLSGRIGGHLVQGHIDATGTIKRITSDGEAKLMTIGAPPEVMRYIVEKGFITVDGLSLTVTDKTNDQFSVSLVAFSRSHTTIGGKKEGDRLNLEADIIAKYVEKFTSKTMASINEAFLTEHGFA from the coding sequence TTGTTCAGTGGTATCGTCGAAGAAATCGGCCTTGTTGTCAGCGTTTCGCCTAGCCGACTGGCAATAAAAGTTGAATTAATCATGGGGGATCTCAAACCTGGCGACTCTATAGCGGTGAATGGAGTCTGCCTCACTGCTACCGAGATTAAAGGTAAAGTCTTTCAGGCCGACGTAATGCCGGAAACATTGAGGCGTTCTAACCTTGGCGATCTGCGGCCAGGCGGTCAAGTTAACCTGGAACGTGCCCTCACCCTCTCTGGACGAATTGGAGGTCACCTGGTACAAGGGCATATCGACGCCACCGGCACCATTAAAAGAATCACCAGCGACGGTGAAGCCAAACTCATGACGATAGGCGCACCGCCGGAAGTGATGCGGTATATAGTGGAAAAAGGATTCATTACAGTCGATGGTCTCAGCCTGACAGTCACAGACAAGACTAATGATCAATTTTCAGTCTCTCTTGTCGCCTTCAGCCGGAGCCATACCACGATCGGCGGGAAAAAGGAAGGCGACCGCCTGAACCTCGAAGCCGATATTATCGCCAAATACGTCGAAAAATTCACTTCTAAAACGATGGCCTCGATAAATGAGGCTTTCCTGACCGAACACGGTTTCGCCTAG
- the ribD gene encoding bifunctional diaminohydroxyphosphoribosylaminopyrimidine deaminase/5-amino-6-(5-phosphoribosylamino)uracil reductase RibD, whose protein sequence is MDFMEQALKLARLALGEVSPNPAVGAVIVRGDEIVGEGFTQPPGGDHAEIGALKQAGVKSRGATMYVTLEPCCHFGRTPPCTGAIINAGIREVHIATLDDNPVVFGKGKAELEAAGIKVHVGDRREAARELNEAYFKYINTGQPLVTAKYAMSLDGKISTRVMDSKWISGEDSRNYAHTLRHASDAIMVGIGTVLADNPHLTARGCAGRGGTSHKQPLRVIVDSSGRTPLDSCMFSEPGKTLIVLGKQTSKDREQAYLNAGADTLRLPDAEGRVDLKALMRHLGERQVTSLLVEGGGTLLGTLFDLGLIDKVVAIIAPMIIGGAQARTPVGGCGVEKIADAARLENVKVAQYGPDTVISGYITRE, encoded by the coding sequence ATGGATTTTATGGAGCAGGCCTTAAAGCTGGCGCGCCTAGCCCTCGGCGAAGTCTCGCCAAACCCAGCTGTGGGCGCGGTGATCGTACGGGGCGATGAAATTGTCGGCGAGGGTTTTACCCAACCGCCCGGAGGTGACCACGCTGAAATCGGAGCCCTGAAACAAGCCGGGGTAAAGAGCCGCGGCGCCACGATGTATGTTACTCTTGAGCCCTGCTGCCATTTCGGTCGAACCCCGCCCTGTACCGGCGCCATCATCAACGCCGGTATCCGAGAGGTCCATATCGCGACGCTGGATGATAATCCGGTCGTCTTCGGTAAAGGGAAAGCAGAACTGGAAGCCGCAGGCATCAAAGTCCATGTCGGCGATCGGCGGGAAGCGGCGCGGGAACTCAACGAAGCCTACTTCAAATATATCAACACCGGTCAGCCACTGGTCACTGCCAAGTACGCCATGAGTCTCGACGGCAAGATCTCTACCCGGGTGATGGACTCGAAATGGATTTCAGGGGAGGACTCCCGCAATTACGCTCACACACTGCGCCACGCTTCCGACGCCATCATGGTAGGTATTGGCACAGTGTTGGCGGATAACCCGCACCTCACCGCTCGGGGCTGCGCCGGCCGGGGCGGCACGTCCCACAAGCAACCCCTCCGGGTTATCGTGGATTCAAGCGGGCGAACGCCGCTGGATTCCTGTATGTTCAGCGAGCCGGGGAAGACATTGATCGTTCTTGGAAAACAAACATCGAAAGATCGGGAGCAAGCTTACCTTAACGCCGGCGCTGATACACTACGTTTACCGGATGCCGAAGGTCGAGTAGACCTTAAGGCACTCATGAGGCATCTGGGCGAGCGCCAGGTGACCAGTCTCCTGGTTGAGGGCGGCGGCACGCTGCTCGGCACCTTGTTCGATCTTGGACTGATTGATAAAGTGGTCGCGATAATCGCTCCAATGATAATCGGGGGAGCTCAGGCCAGAACGCCGGTGGGGGGATGCGGAGTGGAAAAGATTGCCGATGCCGCCCGCCTGGAGAATGTCAAAGTCGCCCAGTACGGGCCGGACACCGTAATCTCCGGATATATCACAAGGGAGTAG
- a CDS encoding PilT/PilU family type 4a pilus ATPase, with product MSIPIEKFLEFIVARNATDLHITVPSVPVLRIDGELIPLPEVPPFTPQEVENMFNKITTEDQRAAFKANRELDFTYSMSGLSRFRVSAIRQRGSISLAIRPVPFKVPTIDQLELPQICKELILKPRGLILITGAAGTGKSTTLAAMINHLNETAKRNVVTIEDPIEFLFSNKQCLIRQRDMADDTRSFESALVHCLRHDPDVLVIGEMRDLDTMKTALTAAETGHLVISTLHTVDAAQTIDRIVDIFPPEQQRQIRYQLSQVLLAVLSQRLPHRARGGRIAAFEIMLNNPVISRLIREQQVFDLQSNIEVSHKEGMQTMDQALADLIKRKVITRDEALLHCTSSARLQQLLQSERGTVY from the coding sequence ATGAGCATACCTATCGAAAAATTCCTGGAGTTCATCGTGGCGCGGAATGCCACTGACCTGCATATCACAGTACCTAGCGTGCCCGTGCTGCGGATCGATGGTGAATTGATTCCTCTTCCCGAAGTGCCGCCATTCACCCCTCAAGAAGTCGAAAATATGTTCAATAAGATCACCACCGAGGACCAAAGGGCGGCTTTTAAAGCCAACCGCGAGCTCGATTTCACTTATTCGATGAGCGGTTTGTCGCGATTCCGCGTCAGCGCCATCCGCCAACGGGGTTCGATATCGTTAGCCATACGCCCGGTACCGTTCAAGGTGCCCACCATCGACCAGCTTGAACTGCCGCAGATTTGTAAAGAACTGATTTTAAAACCCAGAGGTCTGATCCTAATTACCGGCGCCGCCGGTACCGGCAAGTCCACTACCCTGGCAGCCATGATCAATCACTTGAATGAGACAGCCAAGCGCAATGTGGTGACAATTGAGGATCCAATCGAGTTCTTATTTTCCAATAAACAATGCCTCATTCGGCAGCGTGATATGGCAGATGATACGCGGTCATTCGAGTCCGCCCTGGTACATTGCTTGCGCCACGACCCAGATGTACTGGTGATCGGGGAGATGCGGGATCTGGACACGATGAAGACTGCATTAACCGCCGCGGAGACAGGACACCTGGTGATCAGCACGCTGCATACCGTAGATGCCGCCCAGACAATCGATCGCATCGTAGATATTTTCCCGCCGGAACAACAGCGCCAGATCAGATACCAGCTGTCTCAGGTCCTGCTGGCGGTTTTGTCGCAGCGATTGCCGCACCGCGCCAGGGGCGGGCGGATCGCCGCTTTTGAGATCATGCTAAACAACCCGGTCATTTCAAGGCTTATCAGGGAACAACAGGTCTTCGACCTACAGAGCAACATTGAAGTGTCCCACAAAGAAGGCATGCAGACAATGGATCAGGCGTTAGCCGATCTTATCAAGCGTAAGGTCATCACTCGTGATGAAGCGCTGCTCCACTGCACCTCATCGGCACGATTGCAGCAACTGCTCCAGTCCGAACGCGGAACCGTGTATTGA
- a CDS encoding 4Fe-4S binding protein translates to MCQFCHQHGEGKKWYLRAENYSEELLADLKRRRYIEDFFRHPEGIASGAERLAALDKTPGLVKNIIRPVLSGRQKSSHFGQVLPIEDVAELLNMTTSVVRLACICRYSKLKTEARYCYGLSMAPGGGKILEILSELDGTFLNGPDTSGFEVLSPKEALAAITRHDDEGLCHTIWTFQTPFIGGICNCDRADCQALNISLNLSTKVMFRAEYSATIDEESCTGCRDCFSVCHFGALEYSRTSAMTKVNTRNCYGCGVCRAACPSGAITLVSRAAIPAAAGLW, encoded by the coding sequence ATGTGCCAGTTCTGTCATCAGCACGGTGAAGGAAAAAAGTGGTACCTCAGGGCGGAAAACTATTCCGAAGAGTTGCTGGCCGATCTCAAGCGGCGCCGTTATATAGAAGATTTTTTCCGGCACCCCGAAGGCATTGCCTCCGGCGCTGAGCGGCTGGCGGCACTCGATAAAACACCGGGACTGGTTAAAAACATCATCCGGCCGGTTCTTTCCGGGCGCCAAAAGTCGAGTCATTTTGGTCAGGTGCTGCCGATAGAAGATGTGGCCGAATTGTTGAACATGACAACTTCGGTGGTTCGATTAGCCTGCATCTGCCGCTATTCGAAGCTTAAAACCGAAGCCCGGTATTGTTACGGGTTGTCAATGGCCCCCGGCGGGGGCAAAATCCTTGAGATCCTGTCGGAACTCGATGGAACTTTTCTTAATGGGCCGGATACCTCCGGATTTGAAGTCTTATCTCCGAAAGAGGCGCTAGCCGCAATAACTCGCCACGATGACGAAGGCTTGTGTCATACCATCTGGACTTTCCAGACGCCGTTTATCGGCGGCATCTGCAACTGCGACCGCGCCGATTGCCAGGCGCTCAACATCAGCCTCAATCTAAGCACGAAGGTTATGTTCCGGGCTGAATACTCCGCGACCATTGATGAGGAATCCTGTACCGGGTGCCGCGACTGCTTCAGCGTCTGCCACTTCGGCGCGCTTGAATACAGCCGCACTTCAGCGATGACGAAAGTAAATACACGCAATTGCTACGGCTGCGGCGTCTGCAGGGCAGCCTGCCCATCCGGCGCCATTACACTGGTCAGCCGCGCGGCAATACCCGCGGCGGCGGGACTGTGGTGA
- a CDS encoding ABC transporter substrate-binding protein, with amino-acid sequence MESAAFQKFVNEENHTWAWFGWGADYPDPENFLDSVFMTGAGNNHTLYSNPQFDTLMTNALKELNNTTRLQLIDQAHKMVVEDMPMVFMFNRERFNLVKPALRPTLKPTGQDGQIMGDRFFRQVSMPNNILRVNSSGDPPTLDTNAASWASSLSCLYQIYDGLFSFDQNLNVQAMVASEIPTTANGGISADGKTYTFKLKSNVTWSDGKPVTAQDFEYSIKRMLAPATAAEYSFLYLAIAGAEAYNAGTGQESAVGVKALNATTLEIKLAQPQPTFISRMALWPCYPVRKDIVDAKGADAFLPPNLIGNGPFMLTEWVPLDHMTFKVNPNYWGTKPTLTEIRFRNIPDPQASLAAYQNNELDMSGVPVGTEKATMADATLGAQVFRNADLVTFGFQFNVKKAPFDNKKVRQAISCAIDRDTFINNVRGGVGRATTSWIPPGMPGFDANIGADYKFNVAKAKQLLAEGGYKV; translated from the coding sequence ATGGAGTCGGCCGCTTTCCAGAAGTTTGTTAACGAGGAGAACCATACCTGGGCATGGTTCGGCTGGGGCGCTGACTATCCTGACCCGGAAAACTTCCTGGATTCGGTATTTATGACTGGTGCCGGGAATAACCACACACTATATTCTAACCCTCAATTTGACACACTGATGACCAATGCGCTCAAAGAACTGAACAACACCACGCGGCTTCAGTTGATCGACCAGGCCCATAAGATGGTGGTCGAAGATATGCCCATGGTCTTCATGTTCAACCGTGAACGCTTCAACCTGGTCAAACCGGCCCTCAGACCCACCCTTAAACCCACCGGCCAAGATGGTCAGATTATGGGCGACCGCTTCTTCCGGCAGGTCAGCATGCCCAATAACATTCTGCGGGTCAACAGCAGCGGTGATCCCCCTACCCTCGATACCAACGCCGCCTCATGGGCAAGCAGCCTTTCCTGCTTGTATCAGATTTATGACGGCCTGTTTAGCTTCGACCAGAACCTCAACGTTCAGGCGATGGTAGCCAGTGAGATCCCGACCACGGCCAACGGCGGCATTTCCGCTGACGGTAAAACCTACACCTTCAAATTGAAGTCAAACGTTACCTGGAGCGATGGCAAACCTGTTACTGCTCAGGACTTCGAGTACAGCATAAAACGCATGCTGGCGCCGGCCACCGCCGCTGAATATTCCTTCCTCTATCTCGCTATCGCTGGCGCCGAAGCCTACAATGCTGGCACTGGTCAGGAGAGCGCTGTTGGTGTGAAAGCCCTCAACGCGACTACTTTGGAGATTAAATTGGCTCAACCACAACCGACCTTTATCTCCAGGATGGCGTTGTGGCCGTGTTACCCGGTTCGCAAGGACATTGTTGATGCCAAGGGCGCCGACGCTTTCCTGCCGCCCAACCTGATTGGCAACGGTCCGTTTATGTTGACAGAATGGGTACCGCTGGATCACATGACCTTTAAAGTTAACCCGAACTATTGGGGCACTAAGCCCACTTTGACCGAGATTCGATTCCGCAATATTCCGGATCCCCAGGCATCGCTTGCGGCATACCAGAATAATGAACTGGATATGTCTGGTGTTCCAGTCGGCACTGAAAAAGCTACCATGGCCGACGCTACCCTTGGAGCTCAGGTCTTCCGCAACGCTGATCTGGTGACCTTCGGCTTCCAGTTCAACGTCAAGAAAGCTCCTTTTGACAATAAGAAGGTACGCCAGGCTATCTCCTGCGCCATTGACCGCGACACCTTTATCAACAACGTCAGAGGCGGGGTTGGTCGTGCTACCACTTCGTGGATACCTCCGGGAATGCCGGGCTTCGACGCCAATATCGGCGCCGACTACAAGTTCAACGTTGCCAAGGCTAAGCAGTTGCTGGCTGAGGGCGGTTACAAAGTCTAG